In Acidimicrobiales bacterium, the genomic window GCTGGGGCCGCCGGGGCGCTCGCCCGTCCACCCGCTGGCCGCGACGGTCGTGGCCGGCGGCGTGCTCCTCTCCGTGCCCCACTTCGGCTACGACCTGCTCCTCGTGGCCTGGCCGCTCGCCGTGCTCGCGGCCGGGGCCCGCCGGGACGACCCGCCCCTCGCCACCCCGGTCCGTGCCGTGCTCGTCGCCCTCCTCGCCGTCCCCCTGCTCCACGTGGCGCGGGTCGAGTCGGTCATCGAGGCGCTCGGCGTGCCGGACGACTGGCGGTCGGCCATGGACGGCGCCGCCGTCGCCGTGGCGTTCGCCGTGGCCGCCGGCGCGGCCGTCGTTCAGTCGGCCGGCGGGGGCGAGGGGCGGCCGCCGCTCGACGCCCGGAGCACGGCCGTGCCGAGGTGGAACAGCTCCTCGAAGTAGCGCTTGGCCTGGAGGGCGAGCACGCCGAGGCCGAGGAGCAGCACGGCCAGCAGCAGGGCGACGATGGCGACGAGGAACGACTCGGGGCTGCGGTCGAGGCCCCCGGTGATCGCCGCCGACAGGCTCCGGTGGGCCATCGGCAGGTCGCCGTACTCCTGGCTCACCACCACCGCCGCCCACGTGCCGAACACGGCCGACACGAGGAGCAGGAGCAGGCCGGGGAGGATGAAGAACATGAACGGCCGGAACAGGAACCCGGCCACCAGCTGCTTCAGGGTCGTCCACACGAGGCGGGGGTCGATGCGGCCCTTGCCCCGGTGGGCGACGATGGCCGACCAGTCGAGGTGGGCCGGGATCTCCTCGATGCGGGCCCGCAGGATCTGGGCCTTGTAGACGATCTCGGTGTTGACGTCGGCGTCGACCGCCTTCAGGTCGAGCGTGCGGATGAACAGCCCGTCGTAGGCCCGGACGAGGCCGGTGAGCGTGCGCAGGCGGGTCTGGCTGGTCAGGTTCTGCTGCGCGGTGAGCGACAGGAACCGGTTGGCCCACGACGACAGCACCCGGCGGAACGGGGGCACCGCGGTGGTCCGCCCGCCCTCCATGTACGGGGACGCGATCACGATCTTCGCCCTCGTGGCGCTGATCGTCTCGAGGAGGCGGTCGATGTGGTCGGGCGAGTAGCTGAGGTCGCTGTCGAAGGTGACGACGTACTCGCCCCGTGACTGGCCGAAGCCGAAGCGCAGCGCCGAGCCGAGGCGGAAGTTGGTGACGTGGCGGAGGACCCGGACGCCGGGGTGGGCGGCGGCGAACGCGTCGGCCATCGCCGCGGTGGTGTCGGTGGAGCCGTCGTCCACGACGAGCACCTCGAACTCCCAGCGGTCCTCGAGGGTGCGCAGGTGCTCCACCAGCCGGGTCATGCACGGCTCGAACAGGGCCGCCTCGTTGTAGACCGGGACCACCACGCTGACGAGCGGTCGCCGGGTGGTGGTCACAGCGGCCGCCACAGTACCGGCCGGACGTGGCGCCGTCGGTGGACGGCGCCGTCCGGCGCGCTGCCGGCGGGCCGGGCACCGGCCCTACGCTGCCCGACCGGTGGACGCGCCCTCCCTCGACCTCCCGCCCGGCTCGGTCGCGGTCGTGCTCGGCACCCGGCCGGAGGCCGTGAAGCTGGCCGGGGTCGTCCGCCTCCTCGGGCCGGCGGCCACGGTCGTGCACAGCGGCCAGCACTGGGCGCCCGAGCTGGCGGCCGGGGTGCTGGAGGAGGTCGGCTTCCCGGCGCCCGACGCCACCCTCGACGTGGGCGGGGGCTCGCGGGGCGCGCAGCTCGGGCAGGTGGTGGCCCGCCTGGACGCGAGGTTCGCCGACCGGCCGCCGCTCGCCGTCGTCGTCCAGGGCGACACGACCACGACCCTCGGCGGGGCGCTGGCCGCCAACGCCGCCGGCGTGCCCGTCGTCCACGTGGAGGCCGGCCTGCGGAGCTTCGACCGGCGCATGCCCGAGGAGCACAACCGGGTGCTGACCGACCACCTGGCCGACCTGTGCTGCGCGCCCACCGAGGTGAGCAGGGACCACCTCGTGGCCGAGGGCATCGCCGCCGAGCGGGTGGAGGTCACCGGCAACACCGTCGTCGAGGCCGTCGGCCGCCTCACCCCGCCGCCGCCGGAGCGGGCCGCCCACCTGGCCGCCGCCGGGGTCGAGCCCGACCGGTTCGTGCTGGCCACCCTCCACCGCCCGGAGAACGTGGACGACGCGGCCGTGCTCGGGGCCGTCCTCGACGAGCTCGCCGCGCTGCCCCTCCCCGTCGTGCTCCCGCTGCACCCGCGGACGGCGGCCAGGGCCGCCGGGTTCGGCCTCGACGGCGCCCTCGCCCGCCTGCGGGTGTGCCCGCCGCTGACGCCCCGGCCGTTCCTCGCCCTCGCCGCCGAGGCGGCGCTGTGGGTGAGCGACTCGGGCGGCCTCCAGGAGGAGGCCAGCGTGCTGAAGCGGCCGGTGGTCGTCGTCCGGGCGTCCACCGAGCGGCCCGAGGTGCAGGGCACGTTCGCCGTCCTCGTCCCGCCGGGGCCGGGGATCGGCGAGGCGGCCAGGGCCTGGCTGGACGACCTGCCGGCCGTGCACGCCCGCCTCGCCGGCCTGCCGACGCCGTACGGCGACGGGTCGGCGTCGGCCCGCACGGTGGCCGCCCTCGGCCGGCTGCTCGGGGTGGCCGGGTGCGGCTGAGCCGCCGGGCGTTCCTCGCCGGGACGCTCCTCGCCGCCTGCACGAGGGAGCGGGAGACGGGGTCGCCGTCGTCGTCGACCACGTCGACGACGGCCGCGGCCGCCGGCTCGACGACGACCTCGGCCTTGCCCCGCCTCGACGGCCCGGCCTTCACGCTCGGCGTGGCGTCGGGCGACCCGGCCCCCGACGGCGTCGTGCTGTGGACCAGGCTGCTCCCGCCGGGCGAGGTGCCGGCCGTCGACCTCCCGGTGCGCTGGGAGGTGGCCGAGGACGAGGGGTTCCGCTCGATGGTCGCCACCGGCACGGCCACGGCGGCGGCCGACCTCGCCCACTCCGTCCACGTGGAGGTCGGCGGGCTCGCGCCGGGGCGGGACCACTGGTACCGGTTCCTGCTCGGCGACGAGGAGAGCCCGGTGGGCCGGACGAGGACCCTGCCCGACGCCGGCGCGGCCGTGGACCGGTGGCGGCTGGCGTTCGCGTCGTGCCAGAACTGGCAGAGCGGGTGGTGGCCCGCCCTCGCCCACCTGGCCGAGGAGGACCTCGACCTCGTCGTCCACCTCGGCGACTACGTGTACGAGAGCGGGGCCGGCGGCGACCTGGCCGGCCGGCGCCACGAGCCCGACCACGAGTGCGCCACCCTCGACGACTACCGGTCCAGGTACGCCCAGTACAAGGGGGACCCGGCCCTCCGGGCCGCGCACGCCGCCGCGCCGTGGGTCGTCACCTGGGACGACCACGAGGTCGCCAACAACTACGCCGGCGACACCGAGGACGCCGACCGGCGCCTCGCCGGGTACCGGGCCTGGTACGAGCACCAGCCGGTGCGCCTGCCCCGGCCGTCGGCGCTGCCCTACGCCGTCCACCGGTCCTTCGACGTCGGCGGGCTGGCCCGGCTGTTCCTGCTCGACACCCGCCAGTACCGCACCGACCAGCCGTGCGGGCGGGAGGACGACGTGGGCGGCCCGTGCCCCGGCATGGACGAGCCGGCGGCGACCATGACCGGCGCCGAGCAGGAGGCGTGGCTGTTCGACGGGCTGGACGCCTCCGGCGCCACGTGGAACGTGATCGGCCAGCAGACGGTGATGGCGCGCGTCGACCTGTTCCCCGGCCCCGGCGAGGTGTTCAACCTCGACCAGTGGGACGGCTACCCGGCGGCCCGCCAGCGCCTGCTGTCCCACCTCGCCGACGCCGGGACGGCCAACCCGGTGGTGCTCACCGGCGACATCCACGCCAGCGGGGTGGCCGACCTGCTGGCCGACTTCGGCGACCCGTCGTCGCCGGTGGTCGGCACCGAGCTCGTCGGCACGTCGATCAGCAGCGGCTTCCCGGCCGAGCTCGCCGACCTCGTGCGGGCCGCCGTCGGCGCCCTCCCGTGGTCCCGGTACTTCGAGCCCGAGCGGCGGGGCTACGTGCGCTGCACGGTCGACGAGTCGCAGTGGCTGGCCGAGTACCGCTACGTCGCCTCGACCGCCGACGGCCCCGAGTCGCCGGTCGAGACGGCGGCCGCGTTCGTGGTCGAGGCCGGCCGGCCCGGGGCCGAGCCGGCCTGAGCGCGCGGCCGTGCCCCGCCGCCGCCTGGGCGTCGCCCTGCTCGTCCCCCCGCCCATCGCCGGCGAGGTCGACGGCCTGCGGCGGGCGTGCGGCGACCCGTCGCTCGGCCGGGTGGTGCCCCACCTCACGCTCGTCCCGCCGGTCAACGTCCGGGTCGAGCGCATGGGCGAGGCGCTGGCCGTGGTGCGGGCGGCCGCCGCCGCGTCGGCCCCGCTCCACCTGGCGCTCGGGCCGGCGGCGACGTTCTGGCCCGACACGCCGGTGCTGTACCTGGCCGTCGGCGGCGACCTCGACGGCGTCCACCGGCTGCGGGACGCCGTGTTCGCCGAGCCGCTGGCCCGCACGCTGACCTGGCCGTTCCTCCCGCACGTCACCCTGGCCGACGGCCTGGCGCCCGAGCGGCTGGCCGCCGCCGTCGACGCCCTCGCCGACTTCACCGCCGGCATCACCGTCGACCGCCTCCACCTCATGGAGGAGACGAGGGACGCCACCGGCCGGCGGGTGTGGGGCCCGATCGCCGACGCCCCCCTCGGACCGCCCGCCGTCGTCGGGCGGGGCGGGCTGGAGCTGGCCCTGTCCGCCACCCTGCTCGTCGACCCGGAGGCGGCGGCGGCGACGGGCGTGGCCCCGCCCCGGCCCGGCGCCGGCGGGCGGCCGCTCGTCGTCACCGGCCGCCGGCGGGACGGCGTGGCGGGCGTGGCCACGGGGTGGACGAGGGACGGTACCGCCCACCTCACCGCCGTCGCCGTCGTGCCCGCCGCCCGCGGCGAGGGGGTCGGCCGCCACCTCGTCGCCGCCTGGCGGGCCGCCGCCACCGGGCGGGGGTCGACCGTGCTCGACGCGTCGGCGGCGGCGGCCGCCGGCGACGACGTGCGCGCCTTCCTCGCCGCCGTCGCTACCGTCGCCCCGTGAACCGCACCTGGGCGCGAGCCCTCGTCACCGGGGCGTCGGGCGGGATCGGCGAGGCGATCGCGCGCCGCCTGGCCGCCGACGGCACGTCCCTCGTCGTCGTCGCCCGCAGCGCCGACCGGCTCGAGGCGCTCGCCACGGAGGTCCGCCAGCGCAACGGCGTCGAGGTCGAGGTGCTGGCCGCCGACCTCGAGGACGGCGCCGGCCTGGCCCGGGTCGAGGACCGGGTGCGGGCCGCCGACCGGCCCGTCGACCTGCTCGTCAACAACGCCGGCTACGGCCACGGCGGCGCCTTCGTGGACGGCCCCGCCGACGTGCACGAGGGGATGATCCGGCTGAACGTGCTGGCCCTCGTCCGGCTCACGCACGCCGCCCTGCCGGGGATGATCGCCCGGGGGAGCGGCACCGTCCTCAACATCTCGTCGGTGGCCGGGTTCCAGCCGCTGCCCTACAGCGCGACCTACGCGGCGACCAAGGCGTTCGTCACCAGCTTCGGGGAGTCCGTCGCCGAGGAGGTCCGCTCCGCCGGCGTGACGGTGACGACGTCCTGCCCCGGGTTCACGAGGACCGGGTTCCAGGCCCGCTCGGGGATCGGCGAGGCGGGCGACGACCGCATCCCCCGCTTCGCCTGGATGACCGCCGACGCCGTCGCCGGCGAGACCCTGGACGCCGCCCGCAGGGGCGACCCGCTCTGCGTGCCCGGCACCGGTTACAAGGCGCTGGTCGCCGTGTCCCGCCCGGCGCCCCTGTGGCTCCGGCGCCGGGTGACGGCCCGCCTGACCAGGCGCTAGCCGAACTCGATCATCGAGAAGCCGGACAGCTTGTCCAGGCGGTGGCGGGCGTTGATGAGCCGCACGGTGCCGGACTTGGACCGCATGACGAGGGACTGGGTGGTGGCGCCCCTGCTGTCGTAGTGGACGCCCTTCAGCAGCTCGCCGTCGGTGATGCCGGTGGCGGCGAAGAAGCAGTTGTCGCCGCCGACCAGCTCGTCGGTGGAGAGCACCCGGTCGAGGTCGTAGCCGGCGTCGAGGGCGGCCCTGCGCTCCTCGTCGTTGCGGGGCCACAGCCGGCCCTGGATCTCGCCGCCCATGCACTTCAGGGCGGCGGCCGAGATGACCCCCTCGGGCGTGCCGCCGACCCCGAACAGGATGTCGGCGCCGGTGTCGGGCCAGGCCGTGGACAGCGCACCGGCCACGTCGCCGTCGGGGATGAGCCGGATGCGGGCGCCGGCCGCCCGCACCTCGGCGATCAGCTCCTGGTGCCGGGGCCGGTCGAGGATCACGGCGGTGACGTCCCGCACCGACTCGCCCTTGGCCTTGGCCACCGCCCGGAGGTTGTCGGTCGGTGAGGCGTTGAGGTCCACGGCCCCGACCGACTCGGGCCCGACGGCCAGCTTCTCCATGTACACGCACGGCCCGGGGTTGAACATCGTGCCCCGCTCGCTGGCGG contains:
- a CDS encoding glycosyltransferase family 2 protein; the protein is MTTTRRPLVSVVVPVYNEAALFEPCMTRLVEHLRTLEDRWEFEVLVVDDGSTDTTAAMADAFAAAHPGVRVLRHVTNFRLGSALRFGFGQSRGEYVVTFDSDLSYSPDHIDRLLETISATRAKIVIASPYMEGGRTTAVPPFRRVLSSWANRFLSLTAQQNLTSQTRLRTLTGLVRAYDGLFIRTLDLKAVDADVNTEIVYKAQILRARIEEIPAHLDWSAIVAHRGKGRIDPRLVWTTLKQLVAGFLFRPFMFFILPGLLLLLVSAVFGTWAAVVVSQEYGDLPMAHRSLSAAITGGLDRSPESFLVAIVALLLAVLLLGLGVLALQAKRYFEELFHLGTAVLRASSGGRPSPPPAD
- the wecB gene encoding UDP-N-acetylglucosamine 2-epimerase (non-hydrolyzing), with the protein product MDAPSLDLPPGSVAVVLGTRPEAVKLAGVVRLLGPAATVVHSGQHWAPELAAGVLEEVGFPAPDATLDVGGGSRGAQLGQVVARLDARFADRPPLAVVVQGDTTTTLGGALAANAAGVPVVHVEAGLRSFDRRMPEEHNRVLTDHLADLCCAPTEVSRDHLVAEGIAAERVEVTGNTVVEAVGRLTPPPPERAAHLAAAGVEPDRFVLATLHRPENVDDAAVLGAVLDELAALPLPVVLPLHPRTAARAAGFGLDGALARLRVCPPLTPRPFLALAAEAALWVSDSGGLQEEASVLKRPVVVVRASTERPEVQGTFAVLVPPGPGIGEAARAWLDDLPAVHARLAGLPTPYGDGSASARTVAALGRLLGVAGCG
- a CDS encoding alkaline phosphatase D family protein encodes the protein MRLSRRAFLAGTLLAACTRERETGSPSSSTTSTTAAAAGSTTTSALPRLDGPAFTLGVASGDPAPDGVVLWTRLLPPGEVPAVDLPVRWEVAEDEGFRSMVATGTATAAADLAHSVHVEVGGLAPGRDHWYRFLLGDEESPVGRTRTLPDAGAAVDRWRLAFASCQNWQSGWWPALAHLAEEDLDLVVHLGDYVYESGAGGDLAGRRHEPDHECATLDDYRSRYAQYKGDPALRAAHAAAPWVVTWDDHEVANNYAGDTEDADRRLAGYRAWYEHQPVRLPRPSALPYAVHRSFDVGGLARLFLLDTRQYRTDQPCGREDDVGGPCPGMDEPAATMTGAEQEAWLFDGLDASGATWNVIGQQTVMARVDLFPGPGEVFNLDQWDGYPAARQRLLSHLADAGTANPVVLTGDIHASGVADLLADFGDPSSPVVGTELVGTSISSGFPAELADLVRAAVGALPWSRYFEPERRGYVRCTVDESQWLAEYRYVASTADGPESPVETAAAFVVEAGRPGAEPA
- a CDS encoding GNAT family N-acetyltransferase, with the translated sequence MPRRRLGVALLVPPPIAGEVDGLRRACGDPSLGRVVPHLTLVPPVNVRVERMGEALAVVRAAAAASAPLHLALGPAATFWPDTPVLYLAVGGDLDGVHRLRDAVFAEPLARTLTWPFLPHVTLADGLAPERLAAAVDALADFTAGITVDRLHLMEETRDATGRRVWGPIADAPLGPPAVVGRGGLELALSATLLVDPEAAAATGVAPPRPGAGGRPLVVTGRRRDGVAGVATGWTRDGTAHLTAVAVVPAARGEGVGRHLVAAWRAAATGRGSTVLDASAAAAAGDDVRAFLAAVATVAP
- a CDS encoding SDR family oxidoreductase, whose amino-acid sequence is MNRTWARALVTGASGGIGEAIARRLAADGTSLVVVARSADRLEALATEVRQRNGVEVEVLAADLEDGAGLARVEDRVRAADRPVDLLVNNAGYGHGGAFVDGPADVHEGMIRLNVLALVRLTHAALPGMIARGSGTVLNISSVAGFQPLPYSATYAATKAFVTSFGESVAEEVRSAGVTVTTSCPGFTRTGFQARSGIGEAGDDRIPRFAWMTADAVAGETLDAARRGDPLCVPGTGYKALVAVSRPAPLWLRRRVTARLTRR
- the glpX gene encoding class II fructose-bisphosphatase yields the protein MFPRLPSESSHAPDRNLALELVRVTEAAAMAASRWMGRGDKEGADGAAVDAMRIVLNTVPMDGIVVIGEGEKDEAPMLYNGERIGDGTAPETDIAVDPVEGTTLTSLGRGNAISVIAASERGTMFNPGPCVYMEKLAVGPESVGAVDLNASPTDNLRAVAKAKGESVRDVTAVILDRPRHQELIAEVRAAGARIRLIPDGDVAGALSTAWPDTGADILFGVGGTPEGVISAAALKCMGGEIQGRLWPRNDEERRAALDAGYDLDRVLSTDELVGGDNCFFAATGITDGELLKGVHYDSRGATTQSLVMRSKSGTVRLINARHRLDKLSGFSMIEFG